One stretch of Passer domesticus isolate bPasDom1 chromosome 2, bPasDom1.hap1, whole genome shotgun sequence DNA includes these proteins:
- the RCSD1 gene encoding capZ-interacting protein isoform X1, translating to MENRPAETNSEVDKSASPSVAQLAGKFKEQAANIPGKEVPPHKPTRRKPPCSLPLYSHKTETSDNDEQKRSPNACPIPKVKVKSSPMIEKLQANLAFAPAALLPGVSPKSPGMKVLVSPFSTPPSTPTSPGSQSQPSETPVSFDQPPEGTQLQFYNKVRTRGSIKRRPPSRRFRRSLSEYGDGEDLGVSLSSPENGAREDEVFGPNGKTEEVETGSKEQKKRAGSDEKPASRTGSSRSEDEEKGSKEQKKQAESDEKPPSRRGSSRSEDGEKREKQAEEITPRKNNTGNTKEEEVCHDGPGEENSPQPPSGNNEMCDSPQGEEQQSTACEQGEGDKEKEEAEAETKESSESTDTQRTSDTEETALAPEALQDAVGSGTASEPSVSVTQDQGTA from the exons ATGGAG AACAGGCCAGCAGAGACCAACTCAGAGGTGGACAAGTCAGCATCACCCTCAGTGGCTCAGCTAGCAGGGAAGTTCAAAGAGCAAGCAGCCAATATCCCTGGAAAAGAG GTACCACCACATAAGCCAACTCGGAGGAAACCAccctgctcccttcccttgTATTCCCACAAAACTGAGACAAGTGACAATGATGAGCAA AAGCGGTCGCCAAATGCTTGCCCCATTCCCAAGGTCAAGGTGAAAAGTTCACCCATGATTGAAAAGCTGCAG GCCAATCTGGCTtttgctccagctgctctgctgccggGAGTGTCTCCCAAAAGCCCTGGGATGAAAGTCCTGGTTTCTCCATTCAGCACACCTCCCTCAACGCCCACCAGCCCAGGGAGTCAGTCCCAGCCCAGCGAGACGCCAGTCAGCTTTGATCAGCCCCCAGAAGGCACTCAGCTGCAGTTCTACAACAAG GTGCGGACGCGGGGATCGATCAAGCGCCGGCCTCCCTCCCGCAGGTTCCGAAGATCTCTGTCCGAGTACGGAGACGGGGAAGATCTAGGGGTCAGCTTGTCCTCCCCAGAAAACGGTGCCAGGGAAGATGAGGTCTTTGGGCCCAATGGAAAGACAGAGGAGGTGGAAACAGGGAGCAAAGAGCAAAAGAAACGGGCAGGGTCTGACGAGAAGCCAGCGTCAAGGACGGGGTCCAGCAGATCAGAGGATGAAGAAAAAGGGAGCAAAGAGCAGAAGAAACAGGCAGAGTCTGATGAGAAGCCCCCATCAAGGAGAGGATCCAGTAGATCAgaagatggggaaaaaagggaaaaacaggcAGAGGAAATTACTCCTCGCAAGAATAACACAGGGAATACAAAGGAGGAGGAAGTGTGTCATGACGGGCCAGGAGAGGAGAACTCTCCTCAGCCTCCCTCTGGAAACAATGAAATGTGTGACAGTccccagggagaagagcagcaaAGCACTGCCTGTGAACAAGGAGAGGGAgacaaggagaaggaggaagctGAAGCTGAAACAAAGGAGAGCAGTGagagcacagacacacagagaacATCAGACACTGAGGAAACAGCACTGGCACCTGAAGCGCTGCAGGATGCAGTGGGATCAGGGACTGCCAGTGAGCCTTCAGTGTCAGTCACGCAGGACCAGGGCACAGCGTAG
- the RCSD1 gene encoding capZ-interacting protein isoform X2 produces MENRPAETNSEVDKSASPSVAQLAGKFKEQAANIPGKEKRSPNACPIPKVKVKSSPMIEKLQANLAFAPAALLPGVSPKSPGMKVLVSPFSTPPSTPTSPGSQSQPSETPVSFDQPPEGTQLQFYNKVRTRGSIKRRPPSRRFRRSLSEYGDGEDLGVSLSSPENGAREDEVFGPNGKTEEVETGSKEQKKRAGSDEKPASRTGSSRSEDEEKGSKEQKKQAESDEKPPSRRGSSRSEDGEKREKQAEEITPRKNNTGNTKEEEVCHDGPGEENSPQPPSGNNEMCDSPQGEEQQSTACEQGEGDKEKEEAEAETKESSESTDTQRTSDTEETALAPEALQDAVGSGTASEPSVSVTQDQGTA; encoded by the exons ATGGAG AACAGGCCAGCAGAGACCAACTCAGAGGTGGACAAGTCAGCATCACCCTCAGTGGCTCAGCTAGCAGGGAAGTTCAAAGAGCAAGCAGCCAATATCCCTGGAAAAGAG AAGCGGTCGCCAAATGCTTGCCCCATTCCCAAGGTCAAGGTGAAAAGTTCACCCATGATTGAAAAGCTGCAG GCCAATCTGGCTtttgctccagctgctctgctgccggGAGTGTCTCCCAAAAGCCCTGGGATGAAAGTCCTGGTTTCTCCATTCAGCACACCTCCCTCAACGCCCACCAGCCCAGGGAGTCAGTCCCAGCCCAGCGAGACGCCAGTCAGCTTTGATCAGCCCCCAGAAGGCACTCAGCTGCAGTTCTACAACAAG GTGCGGACGCGGGGATCGATCAAGCGCCGGCCTCCCTCCCGCAGGTTCCGAAGATCTCTGTCCGAGTACGGAGACGGGGAAGATCTAGGGGTCAGCTTGTCCTCCCCAGAAAACGGTGCCAGGGAAGATGAGGTCTTTGGGCCCAATGGAAAGACAGAGGAGGTGGAAACAGGGAGCAAAGAGCAAAAGAAACGGGCAGGGTCTGACGAGAAGCCAGCGTCAAGGACGGGGTCCAGCAGATCAGAGGATGAAGAAAAAGGGAGCAAAGAGCAGAAGAAACAGGCAGAGTCTGATGAGAAGCCCCCATCAAGGAGAGGATCCAGTAGATCAgaagatggggaaaaaagggaaaaacaggcAGAGGAAATTACTCCTCGCAAGAATAACACAGGGAATACAAAGGAGGAGGAAGTGTGTCATGACGGGCCAGGAGAGGAGAACTCTCCTCAGCCTCCCTCTGGAAACAATGAAATGTGTGACAGTccccagggagaagagcagcaaAGCACTGCCTGTGAACAAGGAGAGGGAgacaaggagaaggaggaagctGAAGCTGAAACAAAGGAGAGCAGTGagagcacagacacacagagaacATCAGACACTGAGGAAACAGCACTGGCACCTGAAGCGCTGCAGGATGCAGTGGGATCAGGGACTGCCAGTGAGCCTTCAGTGTCAGTCACGCAGGACCAGGGCACAGCGTAG